A genomic region of Catalinimonas niigatensis contains the following coding sequences:
- a CDS encoding pirin family protein — protein sequence MNQSAIISIKALGFPWETSDPFLFCVHHEDFYPQGNDDMGPKASLSGRNIGQDFTGKDGWRMYHGSKVPGFPAHPHRGFETVTIVRKGLIDHSDSLGAAGRFGNGDVQWMTAGKGVQHSEMFPLLKADEDNPLELFQIWLNLPRAKKTAEPHFAMLWNDTIPQYEASDAAGKKIVIEIIAGQLEGLRAPDPAPNSWAADPANEVAIWNMKLEAGVQWTLPAAKHPVNRTLYFYKGSVLKVEGQEVSPSQSIKVHADQEIVLENGDQEAYILLLQGKPIDEPVVQYGPFVANTEGEIRQAMQDFQQTEFGGWPWPSHENVHPRSKGRFARFADGKVVEKD from the coding sequence ATGAATCAATCAGCAATTATAAGTATCAAAGCTTTGGGGTTTCCATGGGAAACCAGTGATCCGTTTCTTTTTTGTGTACATCATGAAGACTTCTACCCGCAGGGAAATGACGATATGGGGCCTAAAGCCTCTCTGTCTGGCAGAAATATAGGGCAGGATTTTACCGGTAAAGATGGCTGGCGCATGTACCACGGTAGTAAAGTACCCGGATTTCCTGCGCATCCGCACCGGGGTTTTGAAACGGTGACCATTGTTCGCAAAGGTTTGATTGACCACTCCGATTCTCTGGGCGCTGCCGGACGCTTTGGCAATGGCGATGTGCAGTGGATGACCGCCGGAAAGGGCGTGCAGCATTCGGAGATGTTTCCCCTGCTTAAAGCGGACGAAGATAATCCTCTGGAACTTTTCCAGATATGGCTTAACTTGCCGAGGGCCAAGAAAACGGCGGAACCACACTTTGCTATGCTTTGGAATGATACTATTCCCCAGTATGAAGCATCGGATGCAGCAGGAAAAAAAATTGTGATAGAAATTATTGCCGGGCAACTGGAGGGATTGCGGGCACCCGACCCTGCTCCTAACTCCTGGGCAGCTGATCCTGCCAACGAAGTCGCTATCTGGAATATGAAGCTGGAAGCCGGTGTACAATGGACATTGCCCGCTGCTAAGCATCCGGTAAACCGCACACTTTATTTCTATAAGGGCAGTGTACTGAAAGTAGAGGGGCAGGAGGTATCTCCTTCCCAATCCATCAAAGTACATGCAGATCAGGAGATAGTGCTGGAGAATGGCGATCAGGAGGCATATATCCTGCTGCTACAGGGTAAGCCGATTGATGAGCCGGTAGTGCAGTATGGTCCTTTTGTAGCCAACACCGAAGGAGAGATCAGGCAGGCGATGCAGGATTTTCAGCAGACCGAATTCGGAGGATGGCCCTGGCCTTCACACGAAAACGTACATCCCCGCTCCAAAGGTCGCTTTGCCAGATTTGCCGACGGCAAAGTGGTGGAGAAGGATTAA
- a CDS encoding DUF202 domain-containing protein gives MLKNLISFSKKFEPKEEIILRDYLAMERTKLANERTLLSYIRTSLYLLIGGIALLQLEGFDDLKIVGHLALVLTVIFLVIGIFRFLKLNRNLKNYYKIMKQQRGQE, from the coding sequence ATGTTAAAAAACCTGATAAGTTTTTCCAAAAAATTTGAACCCAAAGAAGAGATCATTCTCAGGGATTATCTGGCTATGGAGCGCACAAAACTTGCCAATGAGCGTACGCTGCTTTCTTACATCCGCACTTCGCTGTACTTGCTGATTGGAGGCATTGCACTTTTACAGCTTGAGGGTTTTGATGATCTGAAAATTGTTGGGCACCTGGCCCTGGTACTTACTGTGATCTTCCTTGTGATAGGAATTTTCAGGTTCTTAAAACTAAACAGGAACCTGAAAAACTACTACAAGATCATGAAACAACAACGTGGACAGGAATAA
- a CDS encoding zinc-binding alcohol dehydrogenase family protein: MKTIVLQQAGKFEYTESTLDKNLKPDEALVKVHSIGICGTDFHAYAGNQPFFSYPRILGHELGVEVMEVGAKVDHVKTGDRCSVEPYHNFGNDQAVRRGFTNCGENVSVLGVHQDGGMREYLKIPASYLHKSDQLTYDQLALIEPLGIGCHAVNRAQVTAQDDVLVIGAGPIGLAAIEFAVASGARVVSMDINEDRLHFAASVMKIKGTVVANKEDTEVQLRKQFDGDLPTIVFDATGNKHSMSKAMEYVASAGKLVFIGLFQGDFSFHDPYFHRKEMTLMASRNALPSDFKQIIRMMEEGKINTDAWITHRSSFEDMVGQFDRWLQPEAKVIKAIVSL, from the coding sequence ATGAAAACGATAGTACTACAACAAGCAGGTAAATTTGAATATACTGAAAGCACGCTGGATAAAAACCTGAAGCCGGATGAGGCGCTGGTGAAAGTACACAGCATTGGTATTTGTGGAACTGATTTTCATGCCTATGCCGGGAATCAACCTTTTTTTAGCTATCCCAGAATTCTGGGACACGAACTTGGAGTAGAAGTCATGGAAGTGGGGGCTAAGGTTGATCATGTAAAAACAGGAGATAGATGCTCGGTAGAACCTTACCATAATTTCGGAAATGATCAGGCGGTGCGAAGAGGCTTTACCAATTGTGGAGAAAATGTTTCGGTGCTAGGCGTACATCAGGACGGAGGCATGCGTGAGTATCTTAAGATTCCCGCCAGCTATTTACATAAGTCTGATCAGCTTACGTACGATCAACTGGCTTTGATAGAACCCTTGGGTATTGGCTGCCATGCCGTGAATCGGGCGCAGGTCACTGCCCAGGATGATGTGTTGGTCATTGGTGCCGGTCCTATCGGATTGGCAGCTATTGAATTTGCGGTCGCCAGCGGAGCACGTGTGGTAAGTATGGATATCAACGAGGATCGGCTGCACTTTGCTGCCTCTGTCATGAAGATCAAAGGCACAGTAGTAGCCAATAAAGAAGACACGGAAGTACAACTGAGAAAACAGTTTGATGGCGACCTGCCTACTATCGTATTTGATGCTACCGGAAACAAACACTCCATGAGCAAAGCGATGGAATATGTAGCTTCGGCTGGCAAACTGGTGTTTATTGGCTTGTTTCAGGGAGATTTTTCTTTCCATGATCCTTACTTTCACAGGAAAGAGATGACCCTCATGGCCAGCCGCAACGCCTTGCCTTCAGATTTCAAGCAAATCATCCGAATGATGGAAGAGGGAAAAATCAATACTGATGCCTGGATTACCCATCGCAGTAGCTTTGAAGATATGGTTGGGCAATTTGATCGCTGGCTCCAGCCTGAGGCAAAAGTGATAAAGGCCATCGTTTCGTTATGA
- a CDS encoding alpha/beta fold hydrolase: MQESMLLLGKHHIYVTSQYSAQPTTLIFIHGNSLSSRFWQPQFESDLSRYFNLLALDLPGHGQSEPAADPISSYSLSAYGQVILDLLNQQKIVSFVLIGHSLGGHVVLELLPFLSEFTCRGVVVVGTPPLQKPWDQGQPFLPNPNAALLFQEQATDEALEALSMSMVRPGGEAWPLLPETYRQTDPLARITFIQNTLTGQYQDEVALIHSSFVPVLLAYGEKEQIVNPAYFQSLQLPDDCSIMEIPQAGHLASYENPAFFNDLLKGQFA; the protein is encoded by the coding sequence ATGCAAGAGAGTATGCTACTGCTTGGGAAGCACCATATATATGTGACATCCCAATATTCGGCTCAGCCCACTACCCTGATTTTTATTCATGGTAATTCTCTATCCTCCCGGTTCTGGCAGCCACAGTTTGAAAGTGATTTATCCCGCTACTTCAACCTCCTGGCCCTGGACCTGCCAGGACATGGCCAGTCTGAGCCTGCCGCTGATCCCATCAGTAGCTATAGTCTTTCGGCCTATGGGCAGGTAATCCTTGACCTGCTTAACCAACAAAAAATAGTTTCTTTTGTGCTGATCGGTCATTCTCTGGGAGGACATGTAGTGCTTGAGTTGTTACCTTTTTTGAGTGAGTTCACGTGTCGGGGAGTAGTGGTAGTGGGTACCCCGCCCTTGCAAAAACCCTGGGACCAGGGCCAGCCTTTCCTGCCTAACCCAAATGCTGCGCTGCTCTTTCAGGAGCAGGCTACTGACGAAGCTTTGGAAGCACTGAGCATGAGTATGGTACGCCCAGGAGGAGAAGCCTGGCCCTTGCTGCCGGAAACTTACCGTCAAACCGATCCTCTGGCGCGTATCACCTTCATCCAGAACACACTGACAGGGCAGTATCAGGATGAGGTAGCCCTTATACATTCATCTTTTGTCCCGGTGCTGCTGGCGTATGGTGAAAAAGAACAGATCGTTAATCCTGCTTATTTCCAGTCACTTCAGCTTCCGGATGACTGCAGCATCATGGAAATCCCACAGGCAGGGCATTTGGCCTCATATGAAAATCCAGCGTTTTTCAATGATTTATTGAAAGGACAATTTGCCTAA
- a CDS encoding acyltransferase family protein: MAKLDLSAFWSSFSAQLMSQGTADSTSIAPASKKTVPPIVADKPRRLLSIDALRGFDMLFISGAGTFLLLLEGKTGLAWVDAIALQMEHPGWNGFTFYDFIFPLFLFIAGVSLPFSLNKALSLGMSKTEIYQKAFRRMLILIALGILYKNAPIPLFEPSQIRLGSVLGRIGLAGFVTTILYLNFSSKARFMWIGGILLLYYAALFLIPVPGYGAGDLSFEGNLVGWFDRTFLPGRLLQGTYDELGLLTQLPALCLTVLGAAAGEILSASQKDSKKLQHLIIGGVICVGLGLLWSLHFPINKHLWSSSFILLTGGLAFLVLSLFYWIIDILKYQRWAFFFKVIGMNSLTIYLAYRFINFGNTSRLLFGGIYAPTPEAWHEVFQAFGALALVWLFLYFLYRKKLFLKI, from the coding sequence ATGGCAAAACTTGATCTTTCAGCATTCTGGTCCTCTTTCTCAGCCCAGTTGATGAGCCAAGGTACAGCAGACAGTACTAGCATAGCCCCTGCTTCCAAAAAAACTGTTCCACCCATTGTAGCTGATAAGCCCAGGCGTCTGCTTTCCATTGATGCTTTGCGGGGCTTCGATATGCTGTTCATTTCCGGAGCGGGTACATTTTTGCTCTTACTTGAAGGCAAGACAGGTTTGGCCTGGGTAGATGCCATTGCGCTACAGATGGAACATCCGGGCTGGAATGGCTTCACTTTCTATGATTTCATCTTTCCACTCTTCCTGTTTATCGCCGGTGTGTCCCTGCCTTTCTCTCTCAACAAAGCTTTGTCTTTGGGGATGAGCAAAACAGAAATCTACCAGAAAGCTTTTCGCCGCATGCTGATTCTCATTGCACTGGGTATCTTATATAAAAATGCTCCTATCCCCCTTTTTGAGCCTTCTCAGATCCGCTTAGGCAGTGTGTTGGGAAGAATAGGTCTGGCAGGTTTTGTTACCACAATACTTTATTTGAATTTTTCTTCCAAAGCCCGCTTTATGTGGATAGGAGGCATATTACTGCTTTATTATGCAGCCCTCTTCCTTATTCCTGTACCTGGCTATGGGGCAGGCGATCTTTCTTTTGAAGGCAATCTGGTAGGCTGGTTTGACCGTACTTTTCTGCCCGGCAGATTGCTGCAAGGCACATATGATGAATTAGGCTTACTTACCCAGCTGCCAGCCCTCTGCCTGACCGTGCTGGGTGCCGCCGCCGGAGAGATATTAAGCGCCAGCCAAAAAGACAGCAAAAAATTGCAGCATCTTATCATAGGCGGAGTAATTTGTGTAGGCTTAGGACTATTGTGGAGTTTGCACTTCCCGATCAACAAACATTTGTGGAGCAGTTCCTTTATCCTGCTTACCGGAGGCCTGGCTTTTCTGGTATTGAGCTTGTTCTACTGGATCATAGATATACTCAAGTATCAGCGCTGGGCATTTTTCTTTAAGGTAATAGGCATGAATTCGCTTACTATTTATCTGGCTTACCGCTTTATCAATTTTGGAAATACTTCCCGCTTGCTTTTTGGAGGTATCTATGCTCCTACACCGGAAGCCTGGCATGAGGTGTTCCAGGCATTTGGTGCCCTGGCACTGGTCTGGCTGTTCCTGTATTTTTTGTATCGGAAAAAACTGTTTTTGAAGATTTAA
- a CDS encoding aldo/keto reductase, which yields MIPQLKPNPTFKGEIATHTSLIFEKGSRLVYGTSGLGGVWGQVEQEESIDCLLYAFEQGITSLDTSPSYHKAEEYVGKALARWQGATPFISTKVGRLPAEKADECYVDYSPKSMQNSLMRSLDRMKVERVDLLFLHEPQLVPLEQLDEIIDTLQKFKAEGYTKMLGVGGNPTDAFRPYIGGKFDVVSGFLKLDACNLSAFEKDIPYLKQHNIAYYAASALHMGLLGNRFESYVKNPPDSAWISREDIEAAKAVHEIARRNELNLSSLAQRYLFSIQEADRIVMGARKIEQIEATITDWQQGALPKEIFEEVSQAIIAHRYNR from the coding sequence GTGATACCACAGCTAAAACCTAATCCCACTTTTAAAGGAGAAATTGCTACTCATACATCCTTGATTTTTGAGAAAGGAAGCAGACTCGTTTATGGCACTTCCGGTCTGGGAGGCGTATGGGGTCAGGTAGAGCAAGAGGAAAGTATAGATTGTTTGCTTTATGCATTTGAGCAGGGTATTACTTCTCTGGATACTTCACCTTCATACCACAAAGCTGAAGAGTATGTAGGCAAAGCCTTGGCCCGATGGCAGGGAGCCACGCCTTTCATAAGTACCAAGGTAGGAAGACTGCCGGCAGAAAAAGCGGATGAATGCTACGTTGACTATTCACCCAAAAGTATGCAAAATAGCCTGATGCGAAGCCTGGACAGAATGAAAGTGGAGCGGGTAGACTTGCTTTTTTTGCATGAACCACAGTTAGTGCCATTGGAGCAGCTGGATGAAATCATAGATACGCTGCAAAAATTTAAAGCAGAAGGCTATACCAAAATGCTGGGAGTAGGGGGTAACCCAACCGACGCTTTTCGTCCTTATATCGGAGGTAAGTTTGATGTCGTCTCAGGCTTTTTGAAGCTGGATGCCTGTAATCTTTCAGCTTTTGAAAAAGATATACCTTATTTAAAACAACATAATATAGCATACTATGCCGCATCCGCTTTGCATATGGGCTTGCTGGGCAATCGCTTTGAAAGCTATGTAAAGAACCCGCCGGACTCAGCATGGATCAGCCGGGAAGATATAGAAGCAGCAAAAGCGGTGCATGAGATTGCCAGAAGAAATGAATTAAACCTCTCCAGTCTGGCGCAACGTTACCTTTTTTCTATCCAGGAAGCAGATCGGATAGTGATGGGTGCCCGCAAAATAGAGCAGATAGAAGCAACCATAACCGACTGGCAGCAAGGTGCTTTGCCCAAGGAGATATTTGAGGAAGTGAGCCAGGCTATCATTGCACATAGATATAATAGATAA
- a CDS encoding PKD domain-containing protein — translation MKRLVFICFCLWTMTLLISCQEEEDINLPSSHPLKAFAGEDQEVEVNRQIILDGAASQDGNYKPRAYVWTVLSKPEGSQVVLENAHKAQASFTPDQAGEYTFKLKVYNIIGNEHADKVTIRVKPSGQK, via the coding sequence ATGAAACGCCTTGTATTTATATGTTTTTGTCTGTGGACAATGACTTTACTGATCAGCTGCCAGGAAGAGGAAGATATAAACTTGCCCTCTTCCCATCCCCTCAAAGCCTTTGCTGGAGAAGATCAGGAAGTGGAGGTGAATAGACAGATCATACTGGATGGTGCAGCTTCTCAGGATGGAAACTACAAGCCACGTGCATATGTATGGACTGTCCTGAGCAAACCCGAGGGTAGCCAGGTGGTATTAGAAAATGCCCATAAAGCTCAGGCTTCTTTCACTCCCGATCAGGCAGGCGAATATACTTTTAAACTCAAAGTGTATAATATCATTGGCAACGAACATGCGGATAAAGTAACGATTAGAGTAAAACCTTCAGGCCAGAAATAG
- a CDS encoding CheR family methyltransferase, translating to MNDNLKVTHQDNNPDLLTIIGIGASAGGIDALKTFFSHVPKDSGLAFVLVVHLSPDYKSVLAELLQPHVKMPVLQVTKTIPLEPNHVYVIPPNANLNTIDTHLRLSELEERRRDRAPIDHFFRTLAKTHGGNSIGIILTGTGSDGTLGIKEIKAQGGLTVAQDPYEAEFDGMPQSAIATGLIDLVLPLMQIPEFIIRFVTTQPQLPLLEAEQEGKESQLIQQIFAQIRVRTRRDFSAYKLSTILRRLQRRMQLYQVERLEEYLNFLQKSPEEARALSDDFLINVTNFFRDPEVFSHLEENVIPQLFNTKNPGEQFRVWSAGCASGEEAYSLAILLTEEANRRQISPQIQVFASDLHEQSLQKARDGFYPGDIRVDISQERLQNFFTKEDGGYRIRKELREMVIFTPHNLLGDPPFSRIDLIVCRNLLIYLKREVQRNIYELFHYSLHAGGFLVLGPSEHLESADLFSTENKKRSIYVKRNVVGLHASLPVFYQNIHPRITEETSIPKNQPSLQEGELHHKVLERYALPSLLLDADYQVIHLSENVGRYLVYPGGKLNRDVFKMVRPEIRKELRVAIYAAQEKTKLIRTQPIIVPIEGQMRQLIILARIAQEPYMENGILLMFEEYDEPDALQEQQKFTDSTLQIPVKEMEAELQLTRQQLQTVIEKYESSREEMKTSNQDLQYANEELRSTMEELESSKEELQSMNEELTTLNQENRHKVEELGQLSDDLQNLLGATDIATLFLDQELRILRFTPKLSKLFNVRLADRGRVISDITHKLAYDDLIADARKVLDTSVPLEREIEDDQERYYLCGIRPYQKNGAEGIKGVVIIFIEITALKEANLAVQQSEKLLQSILNQMPSGVSIAEAPSGKILFYNEEANRLIRYPRHNSQDFTEPRQYGALHQDGSLYKPEEYPIARALSGEVVYQEEMIYRRVDGTLMTLSMNAAPVRNEHGMIVRAVSVFHDISEPKRIQQALQKAKDEAEESAKAKEEFLSSMSHEIRTPLNAIIGLTNLLLKKDPRPEQMENLSTLKFSSQNLLNLINDILDYSKLEADKVALEAHHYGIKTLINSIKQSYQPLAEEKKNTLKFEISDQVPEVLHGDSHKLAQILNNLISNAVKFTEKGSVSLLVTLLKQEGPEVDLHFAVRDTGVGISKEKIQKIFDKFTQADSSTVRRYGGTGLGLSITKSLLQLMGSEIEAESEEGIGSVFYFSLRQRIGDKENVELVEDLNLKDKQEALSRAKPNIRILLVDDEPFNRLVLQQHLQEWWQLQADEATNGQEAIEKAQQNKYDLILMDIRMPEMDGVEASQLIRQLDKYFANIPIIALTADTSLRNLKEGNSSVFNGIITKPFEPQQLMKLIYPYIVEQEATESNDVKINAEESTKSIQPDFERAERPFKGEKEKKKKFYETALQSLQSYQTDYLDALEKGDITQLSNVMHKAKMLFSMLGLESFYQKMSDTRARRTSGVPWQELQDESKEIQKELEQLYNRIERYLEHLI from the coding sequence ATGAATGATAACCTAAAAGTCACTCATCAAGATAATAATCCTGATCTTCTGACCATCATAGGCATCGGTGCATCGGCTGGCGGTATAGATGCACTGAAAACTTTTTTCTCTCATGTGCCTAAAGATAGCGGACTTGCTTTTGTACTGGTGGTACACCTCTCTCCAGACTATAAAAGTGTACTTGCCGAATTACTACAACCTCATGTTAAAATGCCAGTGCTGCAGGTGACAAAAACCATTCCTTTGGAACCTAATCATGTCTATGTCATCCCGCCCAATGCCAATCTTAATACAATAGATACCCACTTACGCCTTTCTGAACTGGAAGAAAGACGAAGAGATCGTGCACCAATTGATCATTTTTTTCGCACACTGGCCAAAACCCATGGGGGAAACTCTATCGGTATCATTCTGACGGGTACCGGATCGGATGGCACGCTAGGTATCAAGGAAATCAAAGCCCAGGGCGGTTTAACAGTTGCCCAGGACCCTTATGAAGCAGAATTTGATGGTATGCCACAGAGTGCTATTGCCACCGGCCTGATTGATCTGGTACTTCCGCTAATGCAAATACCAGAATTCATCATACGCTTTGTGACCACCCAGCCTCAATTACCATTGCTGGAAGCAGAACAGGAAGGGAAAGAAAGCCAGCTTATTCAGCAGATCTTTGCCCAGATTCGGGTACGTACCAGACGTGATTTTAGTGCTTATAAGCTTTCTACCATTTTACGGCGTCTACAGAGACGTATGCAACTCTATCAGGTAGAGCGACTGGAAGAATACCTTAACTTCCTACAGAAAAGCCCTGAAGAAGCACGTGCACTCTCTGATGATTTCCTGATTAACGTGACTAATTTTTTTCGTGATCCTGAAGTATTCAGTCATCTGGAAGAAAATGTCATTCCACAGTTATTCAATACAAAAAATCCGGGAGAGCAGTTTCGTGTATGGTCAGCGGGTTGTGCCAGCGGTGAGGAGGCTTATTCTTTGGCCATACTGCTCACTGAAGAGGCTAACCGTCGCCAGATATCACCACAGATACAGGTTTTTGCTTCTGATCTGCATGAGCAGTCCTTACAAAAAGCACGCGATGGTTTTTATCCCGGTGATATCAGGGTAGATATTAGTCAGGAAAGGCTACAAAATTTTTTTACCAAAGAAGATGGAGGTTACCGTATTCGCAAAGAGTTACGAGAGATGGTAATCTTTACGCCTCACAATCTACTGGGAGACCCGCCATTCTCACGAATTGATCTTATTGTCTGTCGTAATTTACTGATTTACCTCAAGCGTGAGGTGCAACGGAATATTTACGAACTTTTTCATTATTCGCTGCATGCGGGTGGTTTTCTTGTGTTGGGTCCTTCTGAGCATCTGGAAAGTGCAGACCTTTTCAGCACGGAGAATAAAAAGCGCTCTATCTATGTTAAACGAAATGTAGTGGGCTTGCATGCTTCTCTTCCTGTGTTCTATCAAAATATTCACCCACGTATTACAGAAGAAACATCTATTCCGAAAAACCAGCCTAGTCTACAGGAAGGAGAGCTACATCATAAAGTCTTGGAACGTTATGCACTTCCTAGCTTATTGCTTGATGCTGATTATCAGGTGATTCACCTTTCAGAAAATGTAGGGCGTTACCTGGTTTATCCGGGAGGAAAACTTAACAGGGATGTATTCAAAATGGTGCGTCCCGAAATCCGCAAGGAGTTGAGAGTAGCGATTTATGCTGCTCAGGAAAAAACGAAACTGATTCGTACCCAGCCCATCATAGTACCTATAGAAGGGCAAATGCGGCAGCTCATTATTTTAGCGCGTATTGCGCAGGAGCCTTACATGGAAAATGGTATACTGCTGATGTTTGAGGAATATGATGAACCTGATGCTTTGCAGGAACAGCAGAAGTTCACAGACAGTACACTGCAAATTCCTGTAAAAGAGATGGAGGCAGAACTACAGCTTACCCGGCAGCAGCTACAGACAGTCATAGAAAAGTACGAAAGTAGCCGTGAGGAAATGAAAACGTCTAACCAGGACCTTCAGTATGCCAACGAAGAACTACGCTCTACAATGGAGGAACTGGAGAGCAGCAAAGAGGAGCTACAGTCCATGAACGAAGAACTCACCACCCTCAACCAGGAAAACCGCCATAAAGTAGAGGAACTCGGGCAGCTTTCTGATGACTTACAGAACCTGCTGGGCGCTACTGATATCGCTACGCTTTTTCTGGATCAAGAGTTGCGTATTTTACGATTTACACCCAAGCTAAGTAAACTGTTCAATGTGCGTTTAGCAGACAGGGGCCGGGTCATCTCTGATATTACTCATAAGCTAGCGTATGACGATCTCATTGCTGATGCCAGAAAAGTACTTGATACCTCAGTTCCTCTTGAAAGAGAAATAGAAGACGATCAGGAAAGGTATTATCTTTGCGGAATTCGTCCCTATCAGAAAAACGGTGCAGAAGGAATAAAGGGGGTAGTTATCATCTTCATTGAGATCACAGCCTTGAAAGAGGCCAACCTGGCAGTACAGCAGAGTGAAAAGCTGCTTCAGTCGATACTTAATCAGATGCCCTCCGGAGTCTCAATAGCCGAAGCTCCTTCAGGAAAAATTCTTTTTTATAACGAAGAGGCTAACAGGCTTATCCGTTATCCCAGACATAATTCTCAGGATTTTACCGAACCCAGGCAGTATGGAGCGCTCCATCAGGATGGTTCGCTTTATAAACCTGAGGAGTATCCTATCGCAAGGGCTCTTTCCGGCGAAGTAGTGTACCAGGAAGAAATGATATACCGCCGTGTCGACGGTACTCTGATGACTTTATCCATGAATGCTGCTCCTGTACGCAATGAGCACGGTATGATTGTACGTGCCGTCAGTGTCTTTCATGATATTTCTGAGCCCAAACGGATTCAACAGGCATTACAAAAGGCTAAAGATGAAGCTGAGGAATCTGCCAAAGCCAAAGAAGAGTTTCTCTCCAGCATGAGTCATGAGATACGTACTCCGCTAAACGCGATCATTGGTTTGACCAATTTACTTTTGAAAAAAGACCCGCGGCCTGAGCAAATGGAAAATCTAAGCACCTTAAAATTCTCTTCACAAAATTTATTAAACCTAATTAATGATATTCTGGATTACAGCAAACTGGAAGCAGATAAAGTAGCGTTGGAAGCACATCATTATGGAATTAAAACACTGATTAACAGCATCAAACAATCTTATCAACCCTTAGCCGAAGAGAAAAAAAATACCTTGAAATTTGAAATTTCTGATCAGGTACCTGAGGTGTTGCATGGAGATTCTCATAAACTGGCACAAATCCTTAACAACCTAATCAGCAATGCCGTTAAATTTACCGAAAAAGGCAGTGTCAGCCTGTTAGTAACCCTGCTTAAGCAGGAAGGCCCGGAAGTGGATCTGCATTTTGCTGTACGTGATACCGGAGTAGGTATTTCAAAAGAGAAAATTCAGAAAATCTTTGACAAGTTTACCCAGGCTGACAGTAGCACAGTGCGACGCTATGGGGGTACCGGTTTAGGCCTGTCCATTACCAAATCTCTGTTGCAACTGATGGGCAGTGAGATTGAAGCAGAGAGTGAAGAAGGTATAGGCTCCGTTTTTTACTTTAGCCTCAGGCAACGTATAGGAGATAAAGAAAACGTTGAGTTGGTAGAAGATCTGAATTTGAAAGACAAACAAGAGGCTCTCAGCAGGGCAAAGCCCAACATACGCATACTGCTGGTAGATGACGAACCCTTTAACCGTTTGGTCTTGCAGCAGCATCTTCAGGAATGGTGGCAATTACAGGCTGACGAAGCTACCAACGGCCAGGAGGCCATCGAGAAAGCACAACAAAATAAGTATGATCTCATCCTGATGGATATCAGAATGCCAGAAATGGATGGAGTGGAGGCAAGTCAGCTCATTAGACAGCTGGATAAATATTTTGCCAATATTCCTATCATCGCGCTGACGGCTGATACTTCTCTGAGGAATTTGAAAGAAGGTAATTCCAGTGTATTCAATGGGATCATCACCAAGCCTTTTGAACCTCAACAGCTGATGAAATTGATCTATCCCTATATTGTAGAGCAGGAAGCCACTGAATCTAATGATGTAAAAATAAACGCAGAAGAAAGCACGAAAAGCATTCAGCCTGATTTTGAAAGGGCTGAAAGACCTTTTAAGGGAGAAAAAGAAAAAAAGAAAAAGTTTTATGAAACGGCCCTGCAATCACTGCAATCTTACCAGACAGATTATCTTGATGCATTGGAAAAAGGAGATATCACTCAACTAAGCAATGTGATGCATAAAGCAAAAATGCTTTTTAGCATGTTAGGCTTAGAAAGTTTTTATCAGAAGATGTCCGATACGAGAGCGCGTAGAACATCCGGTGTGCCCTGGCAAGAATTGCAAGATGAAAGTAAAGAGATTCAAAAGGAATTAGAGCAGTTGTACAATAGGATTGAAAGGTATTTGGAACATTTAATCTAA